In Marinitoga hydrogenitolerans DSM 16785, the sequence AAAAGAAATATTAAAAGATAAATATGTGTGGTAAAAACAAAGAGGAGGTTAAATTAACCTCCTCTTTGTTTGGTGTGCCCGACTGGATTTGAACCAGCAACCTTTGGATCCGCAGTCCAATGCTCTATCCAATTGAGCCACGGGCACATATTATAAAGTATAAAATAGGTAAAAAAAATGGCGGAGAGGGTGGGATTTGAACCCACGGAGGGTAATAACCCTCACTTGCTTAGCAGGCAAGCGCCTTCGGCCACTCGGCCACCTCTCCGACGCAATGATTATTATAACATGAAGATTAGTCTTTGTCAATAGAATTAAAGTAAATTTTTGGGTCGTATTCGTTTAATTTTTGTTCAATCTTTTTTAATAAATCGTCGTAAGATTTAGAAATATCAACTTCTTGAGAATTTTTCTCATATCTTAATTTTATTTCGACTTTTCCATTTTTCATTTTTTTACCTAAGACAACTTTTAATGGAATGCCAATAAGGTCGGCATCTTTGAATTTGAAACCAGGAGAAGCATCTCTGTCATCGTATAAAACATCATATTTATCCTTTAATAGATTGTAAATTTCTTCTGCTTTATCCACTAATTCTTTTTGTTTCGTTGAAACAGGGATAATAACTATTTCAAATGGTGCAATATTTCTAGGCCATATCATTCCATAATCATCATGTAATTGTTCAACAATAGCTCCTAAAGTTCTTGAAACACCCCAACCATAACATCCCATGATAAATGGTTTTGTTTTTCCATTTTCTGCTGTATAATAAGCATTCAATTTTTCTGAGTATTTTGTTCCTAGTTTGAAAACCTGTCCAACTTCTATACCTTTGATTTCTTTTAATGGATCGCCGCATTTTGGGCATGGTTCGCCTTTTGAAACCATACGAATATCGGCAAAATAATCTATTTTAAAATCTCTGTTTAGATTAACGTTTATGTAATGTTTGTCTTTTTCCATTCCGCCAACAACAAAATTTTTCATATTTTTAATGCTATGATCAGCTATTATTTTAACATTTTTGATGCCAACTGGACCAATAAAGCCTATTTCAACACCAAATGTTTTATAAATCTCATCAGGTTCTCCAAGAGTTAATGTTTGATCGCTTAAAAATGTTTTGAGTTTAGCAATATTTAATTCATAATCACCTCTAATTAAGGCTAAAACCCAACCTTCACGACTTTTGAATAATAAAGATTTAACAATTTTATTTTTGTCCGTTTTTAAAAAAGTAGCAACATCATCAATCGTTTTTACATTTGGAGTATCAACCTTATTAATATTGTTTTCTTTTTCGTTTGTGGTATCAAAAACAACATTAGATTCAGCTCTTTCATCTGTTGCGGCATATCCGCAATCACAATAATATATGGTGCTTTCGCCATATTCAGCTTTAATTTGAAATTCGTGTGAATTACTTCCGCCGATAGCTCCAGTATCTGCTTCTACAACTAAATAATCAACACCTAATCGTTCTAATATATTTTCATATGCTTTATAAAATTTTTCATAAGTTTCATTTAAAGATTCTTCAGAGTCATGAAAAGAATAAGCGTCTTTCATAATGAATTCTCGGGCTCTTAAAACGCCAAATCTAGGTCTAATTTCATCTCTATATTTATTTGCAATTTGGAATAAAGATATAGGTAATTGTTTATATGACCTCAACTCGTTTTTTATGATGGTGGTAATCATTTCTTCATGAGTAGGACCTAAGGTAAAATCTCTGTCGTGTCTATCTTTGAGTTTCATCATTTCTGGACCATAATCATCCCATCTGCCGCTTTTTTGCCAAATTTCAGCAGGCTGAATTATTGGCATTAGTATTTCTTGAGAACCAATATTTTCCATTTCTTCACGAACGATATTCTCGATTTTTTTTAATACTTTTGTTCCTAATGGTAAGTAAGTATAAACACCGGAAGCAGTTTTTCTAATAAACCCACCTCTTATTAATAACTCATGACTTTTTATTTCAGTATCATTTGGAACTTCTTTCAATGTAGGTGCATAATATTTTGACATTCGCATTTTCAATACCTCCTTAATAAACTTTGTTTTCAATATTTTAACATATTATTTTAAATAAAACAACGTTTAATGGTAAAAAAAATATGAAGGGAAAACAAAAATATGACTGAAATTTTAAAATCTTCTTAATTATATGAAGTGGTATATATGATATAATATAATAAAATAAGAAAGAAGATTGGAGGAAGAAAAATGAAAAAATTTTATGTAACTACACCAATTTATTATGTTAATGCCGAACCTCATATTGGTTCTAGCTATACAACTATTGTTGGAGATATAATTTCAAGATATAAAAGAATGAGAGAATTTGATGTTTTTTATTTAACTGGAACAGATGAACATGGACAGAAAATCTTACAGGCGGCAAAAGCTAAAGGAATAGATCCTCAAAAATTGTGTGACGAATTAGCTGGTAAATTTAAGACTTTATGGCAAGAATTAAAAATAACGAATGATTATTTTGTTAGAACAACAGATGATCAACATATGAAAACAGTGCAATTCTTTGTTGAAAAAATGTTAAAAAATGGAGATATATATAAAGGAAAATATGAAGGATGGTATTGTGTTCCTTGTGAAACATATTGGACTAACGATGAAATAGAAGAAAAAGAAAGGAAAAAAATATGTCCGTCATGTGGTAGAGAAGTTAATTGGGTAGAAGAAGAAAATTACTTTTTTAAACTTTCTAAATATAATGAGCCATTGAAAAAATATTTTGAAGAAAATCCGAGTTTCGTTGAACCAGAATTTAGAAAAAATGAAATGTTGAAAATATTAGAGAGTGGATTAAAAGACTTAAGTATAACAAGAACAACATTTGATTGGGGAGTTCCGATGCCTAATGACCCTAAACATGTTATCTATGTATGGGTTGATGCTTTAATAAATTATGTTAGTGCATTAGGATATCCTGAAAATATGGAGTTATTTGAGAAATATTGGCCTGCTGATTTACATCTAATAGGAAAGGAAATTAACAGATTTCATTCATTAATATGGCCTGCTATGCTTATGTCTGTGGGACTTCCTCTTCCTAAAAAAATATTTGCACATGGGTGGTTAACTGTTAATGGTGAAAAAATATCAAAATCTTTAGGAAATGCAATTGATCCAAGAGTTTTAGTAAATGCATATGGTAATGATGTAATCAGGTACTATTTAATGAGAGATATAGTTTTTGGAAAAGATGGAGATTTTTCAGAAGATAATCTTATTACAAGATATAATTCTGATTTAGTGAATGATTTAAGTAATTTAGTTCATCGAACATTAACTATGGTGAATAAATATTTTGAAGGTATAATACCAGAACCAGATATAAAAGAAGATGTTGATGAACAATTGTTTAACTTAATCAATTCAACTATAGAAAAATATGAGAATTATATGGACAAATATTTATTTACACATGCATTAGAAAGTTTATGGGAATTAGTAAGATTTACTAATAAATATATAGATTTAACTGAACCGTGGTTATTAGGGAAAGATGAGTCTAAAAAGGCCAGATTGGCAACAGTTATGTATAATTTAATGGATTCTATAAGGATAATAGCTTTATTAATTTCACCAATTATGCCTGAGACAACCATGAAAATATTAGGAAAATTATCAATTGAAAATCCGGAAAATTATATAAAAGATAAAAATATAAGGATTGGATTATTACCTGTGGGTAATAAAATAAATATTGGAGATCCTATATTTAAAAGAATAGATGTAAAAAATTGGAAGAAAGTTATTATTATGAAAAGGGAGGAAAATCAAATGGAAGAAAAAAAGAACAATGAAGAAATAATAGAAAATGTTTTGATTGATATAGACTATTTTAAAAATGTAGATTTAAGAGTTGCAGAAATTTTAGAAGCAGAGAAAGTAAAAAAGTCAAGAAAATTGATTAAATTACAATTGGATTTAGGCGAATTAGGTAAAAGACAAATTGTTGCAGGAATAGCAAATCATTATGAACCAGAAAGACTTGTTGGTAAAAAGATAATAGTAGTAGCTAATTTAAAGCCTGCTAAATTAATGGGTGTTGAGTCACATGGTATGCTTTTAGCAGCAAAAATAAAAGACAAATTAGTTCTCTTAACAGTAGATGGAGATATTGAACCTGGAGCTAAAATTTCGTAATTTAGGAGGTAAATTTTAATGAGTGAAATTTTAAATAGATCATTTGAACAGGAATTAAAAGAGTCATATCTATTATATTCTCTTAGTGTAATTACAAGCAGGGCTATTCCTGATGTTAGAGATGGTTTGAAGCCTGTTCAAAGAAGAATATTATATTCAATGGATGAACTTAATTTAAGGCATACAGCAGCATATAAAAAATGTGCTCGTATAGTTGGAGAGGTTATGGGTAAGTACCACCCTCATGGTGATGCTGCAATATATGATGCGTTAGTTAGAATGGCTCAACCATTTAGTTTGAGATATCCATTGGTAATTGGTCAAGGGAATTTTGGATCTATTGATAGAGATCCTCCTGCAGCTATGAGATATACAGAAGCTAAAATGCATGAATTAGCGGAATATATGTTAATGGATATAGATAAAAACACAGTAGAAATGATGGATAATTTTGATGGTTCTTTAAAAGAACCATTAGTTTTACCTACAAGACTACCAAATTTATTAATGAATGGTGTAAATGGGATTGCTGTAGGTATGGCGACAAATATTCCAGCACATAATTTAAAAGAATTAGTTGATGGTATAAATCAATTAATTGATAATCCAGAATCTTCAATAGAAGATCTAATGAAACATATTAAAGGTCCAGATCTACCAACAGGGGGCATAATTGTTGATGGAAATAAATTAAAAGAAATTTATGAAACGGGAAGAGGATCTTTTCATATAAGATCAAAATATGAGTTAGAAGAAAATAAAAGTGGAATGAGTATAGTTATAAAAGAAATCCCATATGGAGTTCCAAAATCAGATTTGATAACTCAAATAGCAAATTATGTGACAAAACAAAAAGAAAATAAAAAGGATGTAGGAATTAAAAATATTAGAGATGAATCTGATAAAGAAGGTATTCGTGTTGTTATTGAATTAAAGAAAAATGTAAATCCTCAAAGAATTATAAATCAATTGTTGAAACATACATCATTGCAAATATCATTTGCAGTTCAAATGACTGTTATAGATAAAAGAAAACCAAGAGTAATGAATTTAAAGGAAATATTAGAAGCATTTATAGAACATAGAATTGATGTAGTTACAAGAAGAACTCAATATGAATTAGATAAAGCAAGAAAAAGATCTCATATTGTTGAAGGTTTAATGAAAGCTTCAGAAGGTATAGAGTCTGTTATAGAGATTATCAGACAATCAGAAGGAAGAGAGGAAGCGGTTAATAGTTTAATGGAGATAATCAATGTAACTAAAGAACAGGCTAATGCAATTGTTGACATGAGATTAATAAGTTTATCGAAATTGGAAGGTCAAAAATTAGAAAAAGAATATGCAGAATTAACCAAAAAAATAAAAGAAGCCATGGAAATTTTAAGTAATAAAGAAAAAATGCTCGAGATTATAAAACAAGAATTAAAAGAAATAAAAGAAAAATTTGGAGATGAAAGAAGAACAAAAATAACAAATCAAGGATCTAAAATAGAAGATATGGATAATATTGAAGAGGAAGATTTAGTTATAGTGTTAACTCAATGGGGTTATATAAAATCAATGAGTAGTGATGAATATAAAGTTCAAAATAGGGGTGGGAAAGGCTCTAAAGCGATTAAAAAATCAGATAATGATTTTATAATCCAGGTTTTACAAACGAATAGTTTATCAAGATTGTTATTTGTAACATCTAAAGGTAAAGCATTTGAATTGCATGCATATAATATTGAGAAAAGTACTAAAGAAACAAAAGG encodes:
- a CDS encoding proline--tRNA ligase — protein: MRMSKYYAPTLKEVPNDTEIKSHELLIRGGFIRKTASGVYTYLPLGTKVLKKIENIVREEMENIGSQEILMPIIQPAEIWQKSGRWDDYGPEMMKLKDRHDRDFTLGPTHEEMITTIIKNELRSYKQLPISLFQIANKYRDEIRPRFGVLRAREFIMKDAYSFHDSEESLNETYEKFYKAYENILERLGVDYLVVEADTGAIGGSNSHEFQIKAEYGESTIYYCDCGYAATDERAESNVVFDTTNEKENNINKVDTPNVKTIDDVATFLKTDKNKIVKSLLFKSREGWVLALIRGDYELNIAKLKTFLSDQTLTLGEPDEIYKTFGVEIGFIGPVGIKNVKIIADHSIKNMKNFVVGGMEKDKHYINVNLNRDFKIDYFADIRMVSKGEPCPKCGDPLKEIKGIEVGQVFKLGTKYSEKLNAYYTAENGKTKPFIMGCYGWGVSRTLGAIVEQLHDDYGMIWPRNIAPFEIVIIPVSTKQKELVDKAEEIYNLLKDKYDVLYDDRDASPGFKFKDADLIGIPLKVVLGKKMKNGKVEIKLRYEKNSQEVDISKSYDDLLKKIEQKLNEYDPKIYFNSIDKD
- the metG gene encoding methionine--tRNA ligase, with protein sequence MKKFYVTTPIYYVNAEPHIGSSYTTIVGDIISRYKRMREFDVFYLTGTDEHGQKILQAAKAKGIDPQKLCDELAGKFKTLWQELKITNDYFVRTTDDQHMKTVQFFVEKMLKNGDIYKGKYEGWYCVPCETYWTNDEIEEKERKKICPSCGREVNWVEEENYFFKLSKYNEPLKKYFEENPSFVEPEFRKNEMLKILESGLKDLSITRTTFDWGVPMPNDPKHVIYVWVDALINYVSALGYPENMELFEKYWPADLHLIGKEINRFHSLIWPAMLMSVGLPLPKKIFAHGWLTVNGEKISKSLGNAIDPRVLVNAYGNDVIRYYLMRDIVFGKDGDFSEDNLITRYNSDLVNDLSNLVHRTLTMVNKYFEGIIPEPDIKEDVDEQLFNLINSTIEKYENYMDKYLFTHALESLWELVRFTNKYIDLTEPWLLGKDESKKARLATVMYNLMDSIRIIALLISPIMPETTMKILGKLSIENPENYIKDKNIRIGLLPVGNKINIGDPIFKRIDVKNWKKVIIMKREENQMEEKKNNEEIIENVLIDIDYFKNVDLRVAEILEAEKVKKSRKLIKLQLDLGELGKRQIVAGIANHYEPERLVGKKIIVVANLKPAKLMGVESHGMLLAAKIKDKLVLLTVDGDIEPGAKIS
- the gyrA gene encoding DNA gyrase subunit A; amino-acid sequence: MSEILNRSFEQELKESYLLYSLSVITSRAIPDVRDGLKPVQRRILYSMDELNLRHTAAYKKCARIVGEVMGKYHPHGDAAIYDALVRMAQPFSLRYPLVIGQGNFGSIDRDPPAAMRYTEAKMHELAEYMLMDIDKNTVEMMDNFDGSLKEPLVLPTRLPNLLMNGVNGIAVGMATNIPAHNLKELVDGINQLIDNPESSIEDLMKHIKGPDLPTGGIIVDGNKLKEIYETGRGSFHIRSKYELEENKSGMSIVIKEIPYGVPKSDLITQIANYVTKQKENKKDVGIKNIRDESDKEGIRVVIELKKNVNPQRIINQLLKHTSLQISFAVQMTVIDKRKPRVMNLKEILEAFIEHRIDVVTRRTQYELDKARKRSHIVEGLMKASEGIESVIEIIRQSEGREEAVNSLMEIINVTKEQANAIVDMRLISLSKLEGQKLEKEYAELTKKIKEAMEILSNKEKMLEIIKQELKEIKEKFGDERRTKITNQGSKIEDMDNIEEEDLVIVLTQWGYIKSMSSDEYKVQNRGGKGSKAIKKSDNDFIIQVLQTNSLSRLLFVTSKGKAFELHAYNIEKSTKETKGKHISTYLYLDNDEKIKTIIPIENEKDIENKYIMLFTKNGVVKRTPLSAFSNIRKNGLKAITIREDDMVIDALIVEVDDEVLVISKKGMSLRFKVSDVRTMGRTASGVRSIKLRENDNVVNAVKVDEKKSMLLITEYGFAKRVNFEDFRIQNRGGIGLKCVKGTSRIGDIVKALTVDEDSHIIVFTKLGKAIREEVSTISKLSRYAIGVRAIRLDKEDTVADAAVVVEEDE